In Rhizobium lusitanum, a genomic segment contains:
- a CDS encoding acetaldehyde dehydrogenase (acetylating), with amino-acid sequence MRVAIIGTGNIGCDLLAKVVKSRSLTCTHFIGRNAASPARDFAGGLGVRMQCGGLDALVDNLQDFDLLFDASSAVSHSENVAALDGAGKRIINLTPAPNGDWCVPAVNLPTIRDSSCINMVTCGGQASIPIAYALARSGIDMNYIEVVSTIAAKSAGPATRNNISEYIETTQAAVRTLTGANTAKAIININPAEPPIEMQTTVYAVKQELDIERVRREVDEIAQNVRAYAPGFNVVMSPRPSLERLVTIVRVTGSGDFLTSYAGNLDIITSAAVHAAEYLAAASA; translated from the coding sequence ATGCGTGTCGCGATTATAGGCACTGGCAATATCGGCTGCGATCTCCTGGCGAAGGTCGTGAAGTCCCGCAGCCTGACCTGCACGCATTTCATCGGCCGCAACGCCGCCTCACCCGCCCGCGATTTTGCCGGCGGCCTCGGCGTCCGGATGCAGTGCGGAGGGCTCGATGCGCTGGTGGACAATCTGCAAGATTTCGACCTGTTATTCGACGCCTCCTCCGCCGTCAGTCATTCGGAAAACGTCGCCGCCCTCGACGGAGCGGGCAAGCGCATCATCAACCTCACACCCGCGCCGAACGGCGACTGGTGCGTTCCAGCGGTCAATCTTCCCACGATCCGGGACTCGTCGTGCATAAACATGGTCACTTGCGGCGGCCAGGCATCAATTCCGATCGCTTATGCCCTGGCGCGGTCAGGCATCGATATGAATTACATCGAGGTCGTATCGACGATTGCCGCAAAGAGCGCGGGACCCGCAACGCGAAACAACATCAGCGAATATATAGAAACAACCCAAGCGGCCGTCAGGACGCTAACGGGAGCAAACACGGCCAAAGCTATCATCAACATCAATCCAGCAGAGCCGCCGATAGAAATGCAGACGACGGTCTATGCCGTCAAGCAAGAGCTAGACATCGAAAGAGTGCGGCGGGAAGTTGACGAAATAGCGCAAAATGTTCGCGCCTACGCTCCCGGCTTCAATGTTGTCATGAGTCCCAGACCCTCACTCGAAAGATTGGTTACAATCGTAAGGGTCACGGGGTCGGGGGACTTCCTGACATCCTATGCGGGTAATTTGGACATCATCACATCAGCGGCGGTCCATGCCGCGGAATACCTTGCCGCGGCATCAGCCTAG
- a CDS encoding carbamoyltransferase C-terminal domain-containing protein, producing the protein MTNTFGSFGPRHTRLPKLVQRVTDICFGAIAAHHQFYSMGSKVAKHVGETFRKRLQAGETLYVIGITPMGHNTGVAVVSVSNAGGIEVLCNNEEERFTGEKHTNKFPHESLREARELLQARGIPAEQVFTVGGWDYVSALGFDLRVIFEHAPRSLTLLNPKHDPTFNPTHLVRGIKAPSNISRALGSSQRLPFIGMHHHKNHAYLGYSLSPFSETDDDVMITVLDGTGDNGAISLYHAKAGELRCLRQNESTTDSLGYLYGYISSTQGGWSFLSSEGRYMGAAAWGNSCRVTNPYYKRLRQILYFGAGGEVHVNRAMINWHIKSHTDPYGQSLTDILGPAITPEKTWNPDRVLSVEDIEHSPITQDRVDKAQALQLVFEDGLFHIVEHLIRKTGASKLVLTGGTALNCVATMRLTEHFNRDYFRRYLNKDATLEVWVPPIPNDAGVALGAAIHFAAENGARPRSRLETPYICGRAALTAEIREACAQAGVKADYIGNIKQKPVLMQLAEFMADIVSQDGVVGLYQGAAETGPRALGNRSILANPRNVKTLENLNDKVKFRERVRPLAPMVTREQADKYFELSEGCSARDFEAYNYMVLTTRAKPVAKREIPAVVHADGTSRIQIVRRGDNELVYEYLTAMGRLNGAEVSVNTSLNVGSPIAQTAAQAVETLRRAKGMDYLVMVSKEGDAFCVPGAARKGRTAGSHDASRRDDRVEVLTKER; encoded by the coding sequence ATGACGAATACCTTCGGCTCATTTGGACCAAGGCATACACGCCTTCCGAAGCTCGTTCAGCGAGTAACGGATATATGCTTCGGCGCGATCGCAGCTCATCATCAATTTTACAGTATGGGTTCGAAAGTCGCCAAACACGTTGGCGAGACGTTTCGAAAGCGTCTTCAAGCCGGCGAGACGCTTTACGTAATCGGCATTACTCCCATGGGACACAATACCGGCGTGGCCGTTGTATCGGTATCGAACGCCGGCGGGATCGAGGTGCTGTGCAATAATGAAGAAGAACGTTTCACCGGTGAGAAGCACACGAACAAATTCCCACACGAAAGCTTGCGAGAGGCACGAGAACTGCTTCAGGCGCGGGGCATACCGGCAGAACAGGTATTTACAGTAGGAGGTTGGGACTATGTTTCCGCATTGGGGTTCGATTTGCGAGTCATTTTCGAGCATGCGCCTCGAAGCTTGACGCTGCTCAACCCGAAACATGACCCGACGTTCAATCCCACGCATCTGGTTCGGGGGATAAAGGCGCCTTCGAATATTTCCCGCGCACTGGGATCCTCGCAGAGGCTGCCATTCATCGGCATGCATCACCATAAGAACCACGCTTACCTGGGATACTCACTCTCGCCGTTCTCCGAAACGGACGACGACGTCATGATAACCGTTTTGGATGGCACGGGCGATAACGGCGCTATATCGCTCTATCACGCAAAAGCGGGGGAGCTGAGATGTCTTCGGCAGAATGAAAGTACAACGGACTCGCTTGGATACCTTTATGGTTATATCAGCTCTACACAAGGTGGCTGGAGCTTCCTGAGTTCCGAAGGACGCTACATGGGAGCGGCTGCCTGGGGAAACAGCTGCCGCGTCACCAACCCTTATTATAAGCGGCTCAGGCAGATACTGTACTTCGGGGCCGGCGGCGAAGTTCATGTCAACCGAGCCATGATCAACTGGCACATAAAGAGCCACACCGACCCGTATGGCCAGAGCCTGACCGATATACTCGGTCCCGCAATTACGCCGGAAAAAACATGGAACCCGGATCGCGTGTTGTCGGTGGAGGACATCGAGCACTCGCCGATTACCCAGGATCGCGTCGACAAGGCGCAAGCACTCCAACTCGTCTTCGAGGATGGATTGTTTCATATCGTGGAGCATCTGATCCGGAAGACAGGCGCCTCCAAGCTTGTGCTGACTGGTGGCACCGCGCTCAACTGCGTTGCGACAATGCGCCTGACCGAGCACTTCAATCGCGATTATTTCCGACGCTACCTCAACAAGGATGCGACGCTCGAGGTTTGGGTGCCTCCCATCCCGAATGACGCAGGTGTCGCCCTCGGCGCGGCGATACATTTCGCAGCTGAGAATGGCGCAAGACCGCGTAGCCGTCTCGAAACACCGTACATTTGCGGTCGCGCGGCGCTGACGGCCGAGATACGGGAGGCCTGCGCCCAAGCTGGGGTCAAGGCGGACTACATCGGGAATATCAAACAAAAGCCGGTTCTGATGCAATTGGCCGAGTTCATGGCCGATATCGTCAGTCAAGACGGAGTCGTCGGTCTCTATCAAGGCGCTGCCGAAACCGGGCCTCGCGCGCTTGGAAACCGCTCGATCCTTGCAAATCCACGCAACGTTAAAACACTCGAAAACCTGAACGACAAGGTGAAATTCCGAGAGCGTGTGCGCCCGCTCGCGCCAATGGTGACGCGGGAGCAAGCGGATAAGTATTTCGAGCTGAGCGAAGGCTGCTCGGCGCGCGATTTCGAGGCTTACAACTACATGGTGCTGACGACGCGCGCCAAACCCGTGGCCAAGCGCGAAATTCCGGCGGTCGTGCATGCCGATGGAACAAGCCGAATCCAGATCGTGCGAAGAGGCGATAACGAGCTTGTCTATGAGTATCTCACCGCTATGGGCCGTTTAAATGGCGCCGAGGTCTCGGTGAACACGTCTCTGAATGTCGGCAGCCCGATCGCACAAACCGCCGCGCAAGCGGTGGAAACCCTGAGACGCGCAAAGGGCATGGACTATCTGGTGATGGTTTCGAAGGAAGGCGACGCCTTCTGCGTGCCGGGCGCGGCCAGGAAAGGCAGAACGGCCGGTTCCCACGACGCAAGCCGTCGAGACGATCGCGTCGAAGTTTTGACAAAGGAGCGATGA
- a CDS encoding aminotransferase class I/II-fold pyridoxal phosphate-dependent enzyme → MDVIQEVSVVGPRQFRNNDVAIGAGNEFWTACRSNGLAGIVANLTGDGMLEDPDGFRFLNLSCCSYLDLDSHPQIIEGAIEALRKYGVLDHCISRIRIQLPMLLELEEALGGLFDARVVSAISASAATAGVLPLLASGHLTRGERPLMIFDKFAHFSMNLFKPVCADETTVLTCPNNDLNFIEDQCKRNHKVAYVTDGTFSMGGHADVAGLLELQDRYGLFLYFDDSHSLSVAGSRGEGYVRSQIASLSDDTIIVATLNKAFGSSGGAIMLPKSRTDMEDILTRFGGPLAWSQPMNTAAVGASLASAQLHDSPELKLRQSQLDANILRFDAQVLTPQRGNGFPIKVVPVANTRVVSCAQELLRRGYYVSPVFFPIVPRSQAGLRVMLRSGLSPAAVDHLCKSIIDVVGQDVEVKHDQDATVQ, encoded by the coding sequence ATGGACGTAATCCAGGAAGTGTCCGTCGTGGGGCCACGACAGTTTCGCAACAATGATGTTGCCATTGGCGCCGGAAACGAATTTTGGACGGCATGCCGAAGCAATGGCCTGGCCGGTATTGTCGCGAATCTTACGGGCGACGGCATGCTTGAAGATCCGGATGGTTTTCGGTTTCTCAATCTGAGTTGTTGCTCCTATCTGGACCTAGACAGCCATCCGCAAATTATCGAAGGCGCCATCGAGGCTTTACGTAAATACGGCGTGCTCGACCATTGCATTTCAAGGATCAGAATCCAGCTGCCAATGCTGCTGGAGCTTGAGGAGGCGCTCGGCGGCCTGTTCGATGCAAGGGTCGTATCAGCCATTTCGGCGAGTGCCGCGACGGCCGGGGTGCTACCTTTGCTAGCCTCCGGCCATCTTACGCGGGGCGAGCGGCCCCTCATGATTTTCGACAAGTTCGCGCATTTTTCGATGAACCTCTTCAAGCCGGTATGCGCCGACGAAACGACGGTGCTGACATGCCCGAACAACGATCTCAACTTCATAGAGGATCAGTGCAAAAGAAACCACAAGGTGGCCTATGTTACGGACGGCACCTTCAGCATGGGTGGTCATGCCGACGTTGCCGGTCTGCTGGAGCTGCAGGACCGGTACGGGTTGTTTCTCTACTTCGATGATTCCCACTCGCTTTCCGTCGCCGGAAGCCGCGGTGAAGGCTATGTGCGTTCCCAGATAGCGTCGCTGTCCGACGACACGATCATCGTTGCAACCCTCAACAAGGCGTTCGGCAGCAGCGGTGGCGCCATCATGCTCCCGAAGAGCCGCACGGATATGGAGGATATCCTCACGCGGTTCGGCGGTCCGCTGGCATGGTCGCAGCCCATGAATACGGCAGCTGTCGGCGCCTCGCTTGCCAGTGCACAGCTGCATGACTCACCCGAACTGAAGCTGCGGCAATCTCAATTGGACGCCAATATCCTTCGCTTCGACGCGCAAGTGCTCACGCCACAGCGCGGAAACGGATTTCCGATCAAAGTGGTGCCGGTCGCCAATACGAGAGTGGTTTCATGTGCCCAGGAACTGCTGCGCCGCGGCTATTATGTGTCACCGGTCTTTTTCCCGATTGTTCCGAGATCTCAGGCCGGGCTGCGCGTCATGCTGCGCAGTGGACTGAGCCCTGCGGCTGTCGATCATCTTTGCAAGAGCATCATTGACGTTGTTGGCCAAGACGTGGAGGTGAAACATGACCAGGACGCAACAGTTCAATAG
- a CDS encoding HpcH/HpaI aldolase/citrate lyase family protein → MTRTQQFNRDRTVQPAVHCVLYTPGFSSGRIAAAARSSASALLFDLEDSVPKGRKPLARELLSSWCKQPKGGGLRAVRINELRSLEYLYDLSCLLAIESHPDIVVLTMVTDAQEIEIVRHHFADGGYRPRMFVTIETTMALERIDAIAAVSDGLILGSADLAAQLGVDISWDNMLYARQRIVHAAATYGIPAVDTACFHLDDDAELIKESQKAKELGFVGKAAVHPRQVDIITKIFQPTEAEIARAREIVARAGEADGEIIRLDGNMIGPPFVIRAKKLLQSAALDRSVS, encoded by the coding sequence ATGACCAGGACGCAACAGTTCAATAGAGACCGCACCGTGCAGCCCGCCGTACACTGCGTGCTGTATACGCCGGGCTTTTCGAGCGGCCGTATCGCGGCGGCGGCCCGCTCAAGCGCGAGCGCGCTGCTATTCGATCTGGAGGACTCTGTTCCCAAGGGGCGCAAGCCGCTTGCACGGGAGCTTCTTAGCAGCTGGTGCAAGCAGCCCAAGGGCGGCGGCCTGCGTGCCGTGCGCATAAACGAGCTGAGGTCGCTCGAGTATCTGTACGACCTCAGCTGTCTTCTGGCCATCGAGAGCCACCCGGATATTGTCGTCCTGACCATGGTGACGGACGCCCAGGAAATAGAGATCGTCCGGCATCATTTTGCCGATGGCGGTTACCGGCCGCGGATGTTCGTAACGATCGAGACCACCATGGCGCTCGAGCGTATCGATGCCATCGCCGCCGTATCGGACGGCCTCATTCTCGGCTCCGCCGATCTCGCCGCCCAGCTGGGCGTGGATATCAGTTGGGACAACATGCTCTATGCGCGGCAGCGCATCGTGCATGCGGCGGCGACATACGGCATACCCGCGGTCGACACCGCTTGCTTCCATCTCGACGACGACGCTGAACTGATCAAGGAAAGTCAGAAGGCCAAGGAGCTCGGCTTCGTCGGAAAGGCCGCTGTCCATCCCAGGCAGGTCGACATCATCACGAAGATATTTCAGCCGACGGAAGCAGAGATCGCCAGGGCGAGGGAGATCGTGGCGCGGGCCGGCGAGGCCGATGGCGAGATCATCCGCCTCGATGGCAACATGATCGGCCCGCCCTTTGTCATCAGGGCGAAGAAACTGCTGCAATCGGCTGCTTTGGATCGAAGCGTTTCTTAG
- a CDS encoding MaoC family dehydratase: MLEQTGETEYTETAGLHYEDLVEGLTIHHRPGRTICEADNTWMTLLSMNKHPLHFDAEYAKKTEHGRVVVNSVVTFAIVNGMTVYSLSARTPANLGWNDVRLIHPVFIGDTLYASSIISSRRLSASRPGDGIVTAFTTGFNGENTPVISFSRTFLVPCRREPA; the protein is encoded by the coding sequence ATGCTCGAGCAAACAGGCGAAACGGAATATACCGAAACTGCCGGGTTGCACTATGAGGACCTCGTAGAGGGACTGACGATCCATCACCGCCCCGGCCGGACGATCTGCGAGGCGGACAACACATGGATGACCCTCCTGTCCATGAACAAGCATCCGCTCCACTTCGACGCCGAATATGCGAAAAAGACCGAACACGGCCGCGTGGTCGTCAACAGCGTCGTCACCTTCGCAATCGTCAACGGCATGACGGTCTACTCGCTCAGTGCTAGGACCCCAGCGAACCTGGGCTGGAATGACGTACGCCTGATCCATCCGGTCTTCATCGGCGATACGCTCTACGCCTCAAGCATCATCAGCTCGAGGCGCCTAAGCGCAAGCCGACCGGGCGATGGCATTGTCACTGCCTTCACAACCGGCTTCAACGGCGAAAACACCCCGGTGATCTCCTTCAGCCGGACGTTTCTGGTTCCATGTCGGAGGGAGCCCGCGTGA
- a CDS encoding ornithine cyclodeaminase family protein → MTLQDPPLAFKVLTAQECKQALPMPEAIEAVRRVLLAQKADELVVPQRTIVDMTEDADRTQILLMPSASRSSAKFVVKLSAIAPRNLHRGLPLVSAVIIVLDAETGRLHSILDGAHLTAVRTAAASAVATDCLARADACELALIGAGVTARAHIESVSAVRNIARLTLFSRTKARAEALAGWAVESGLCQTAEVVDTAEAAVGNADIVCTTTSIASEGPILDLAWLKDGTHVNAIGGVDENAMEIEPRSLAGARIVVEELDAAFRESGELRSARALGLLDESSVVRLCDVVAAPSVALPSGRISVFKSVGVAFLDFAVAEGVSRAALQMGLGREVMG, encoded by the coding sequence GTGACGCTCCAGGATCCCCCCCTTGCCTTCAAGGTTCTGACGGCACAGGAATGCAAGCAAGCGCTGCCAATGCCGGAGGCGATCGAGGCGGTGCGCCGTGTGCTCCTGGCCCAGAAGGCGGACGAGCTCGTCGTTCCACAGCGGACGATCGTCGACATGACCGAGGACGCTGATCGCACGCAAATCCTCCTGATGCCTTCGGCGTCGCGTTCCTCGGCAAAATTCGTCGTCAAGCTTTCGGCGATCGCGCCGCGCAATCTCCATCGCGGATTGCCTCTGGTGAGCGCCGTTATCATCGTCCTCGACGCGGAAACGGGGCGGTTGCACTCGATCCTCGACGGCGCCCATCTGACCGCCGTGCGGACAGCCGCGGCATCGGCGGTGGCGACGGATTGTCTTGCCAGGGCGGATGCTTGCGAACTGGCGCTGATCGGCGCCGGTGTGACGGCCCGGGCGCACATCGAGAGTGTAAGCGCGGTCCGCAACATTGCCCGCCTGACGCTTTTCTCAAGAACGAAAGCCCGGGCAGAAGCCTTGGCTGGTTGGGCCGTGGAGAGCGGTCTCTGCCAGACTGCGGAGGTGGTGGACACCGCCGAGGCGGCTGTCGGGAACGCGGATATCGTCTGCACCACCACATCGATCGCCTCCGAAGGCCCGATCCTCGATCTCGCCTGGCTGAAGGACGGCACCCATGTCAATGCCATCGGCGGCGTGGATGAAAATGCAATGGAGATAGAGCCACGAAGCCTTGCCGGCGCACGCATCGTCGTTGAGGAACTGGACGCGGCGTTCCGGGAGAGCGGAGAGCTCAGGAGCGCCCGCGCGCTCGGACTCCTCGACGAGAGCAGCGTCGTTCGGCTCTGCGATGTTGTCGCGGCGCCATCCGTTGCGCTGCCGAGCGGCCGGATTTCCGTCTTCAAGTCCGTCGGCGTTGCCTTTCTGGATTTCGCGGTGGCGGAAGGCGTCTCTCGCGCCGCCTTGCAAATGGGATTGGGACGGGAGGTCATGGGTTGA
- a CDS encoding SDR family NAD(P)-dependent oxidoreductase has product MEKKTMKHDLGGRVALVTGATNGIGRAITLGLASRGASIKFSYHDDLDALRELMTALETLGVPAQAYQVDARSPASVGEMIGLLGDEHVDVLVNNVGITTRDGFLDVSEKAFDDVMHANMRFPFLLTQRIVKGMIARGGGGSIINISSISAFKAISMMSHYQCSKAALSMLTKSLAVELAPHRIRVNTISPGLTATKGNRHQWEGAPEIWRERGRDIPLGRAGTPADCVGAALLLASDDAAWITGADIVVDGGEAAI; this is encoded by the coding sequence ATGGAGAAAAAAACGATGAAGCACGACCTCGGCGGCCGAGTGGCGCTAGTGACTGGTGCAACGAACGGAATAGGAAGAGCGATCACCCTCGGCCTCGCAAGCCGCGGCGCCAGTATCAAGTTCAGCTACCACGACGATCTGGACGCGCTTCGTGAACTAATGACGGCTCTTGAGACCCTGGGGGTCCCGGCGCAGGCCTATCAGGTCGACGCCAGAAGCCCGGCATCCGTTGGCGAAATGATCGGTTTGCTCGGAGATGAGCATGTGGACGTGCTCGTCAACAATGTTGGCATTACAACACGCGACGGTTTCTTGGACGTTTCCGAAAAAGCCTTTGACGACGTAATGCATGCAAACATGCGTTTTCCGTTTCTTTTGACCCAACGTATCGTCAAAGGGATGATCGCCCGTGGTGGCGGCGGATCAATCATCAACATATCGTCTATAAGCGCGTTCAAGGCTATCAGCATGATGAGCCATTACCAATGCTCGAAGGCGGCTCTGTCAATGCTGACCAAGAGCCTGGCTGTCGAGCTCGCTCCCCACCGAATTCGGGTCAACACTATTTCACCTGGCCTGACGGCCACCAAGGGTAACCGCCACCAATGGGAGGGCGCACCCGAAATATGGCGTGAACGCGGACGAGACATCCCGCTGGGACGAGCAGGCACCCCCGCCGACTGTGTCGGTGCGGCCTTGCTGTTGGCATCGGATGACGCCGCCTGGATCACCGGTGCTGACATTGTCGTCGATGGCGGTGAAGCAGCAATTTAG
- the cysE gene encoding serine O-acetyltransferase has product MAYQEHQSPIVSWGAISAEIALLRRREPLLNGLLSSLFRDANTLNEALAAILANSLQTANVETNALKCLFCKTLADDLLAWAVLDDLTAVRDRDPACTTYLHALLNYKGFQALQAYRIAHRLWNDDRAELALWISNRVSLVLGPDIHPAAKIGSGIMLDHGSGIVIGETTIIEDDVSILHNVTLGGTGKVTGDRHPKVRRGVMIGAGAKIIGNIEIGEFSKVAAGSVVLKPVPARCTVAGVPAQVVRVHDATEWPSMFSSRVGLFEANLMEDNR; this is encoded by the coding sequence ATGGCATATCAAGAACATCAAAGTCCCATTGTTTCTTGGGGGGCAATCAGTGCGGAGATCGCCTTACTGCGCCGAAGAGAGCCTTTGCTGAATGGGCTTTTATCCTCACTCTTTCGGGACGCCAACACCTTGAACGAAGCGTTGGCTGCGATTTTAGCCAATTCTCTTCAGACGGCGAATGTTGAAACGAACGCCTTAAAATGCCTCTTCTGCAAGACCTTGGCGGATGACTTGTTGGCCTGGGCGGTATTGGACGATCTAACAGCAGTTCGTGATCGTGATCCGGCATGTACTACTTACCTGCATGCTCTTTTAAACTACAAGGGCTTTCAAGCGCTGCAGGCATATAGAATCGCACATAGATTGTGGAATGACGATCGCGCCGAACTAGCCTTATGGATTTCCAATAGAGTTTCCCTCGTCCTAGGCCCGGATATCCATCCGGCTGCCAAGATCGGTTCAGGCATCATGCTCGATCATGGTTCTGGCATCGTGATTGGCGAAACGACCATCATCGAAGATGACGTCTCCATACTTCACAATGTCACATTGGGTGGGACAGGAAAGGTTACAGGCGACCGACATCCGAAAGTGCGACGCGGTGTGATGATCGGTGCAGGCGCAAAGATCATTGGGAATATTGAAATTGGAGAATTCAGCAAGGTTGCGGCGGGCAGCGTTGTCCTAAAGCCGGTTCCAGCACGCTGCACCGTCGCGGGCGTTCCTGCGCAAGTTGTTCGCGTACATGATGCAACAGAGTGGCCATCAATGTTTTCGAGCAGGGTCGGATTGTTCGAGGCCAACTTGATGGAGGATAACCGGTGA
- a CDS encoding helix-turn-helix transcriptional regulator: protein MDRDGALGRALEALDDATSHQDLSTAIHMLRDDYGLTNITYRGFRLVGIDKIQTTMIISTSDPEWFLQYDARELSRIDPIVDRARNSPLPLDWDDIDRRSKSARHYFSEMMRFKIGDRGLSMTISPPNRPPGLFTFIASELSGSEWQSLRRRCQADMMFLGQHVHYHAQTIGQIRQADDLLTERGRRCLELVLNGHKPGSIAKLLGLSIHTVRMHLRHVQKRLDCHTLPEAIGRAMELGILKNAHAVPAARSPSYGIGLLGR from the coding sequence ATGGATCGAGATGGTGCATTGGGCCGCGCCTTGGAAGCTCTGGACGACGCAACGTCGCATCAAGATCTCTCGACCGCAATCCATATGCTTCGGGATGATTACGGGCTAACCAACATCACGTATCGCGGCTTCAGATTGGTCGGTATTGATAAAATTCAGACGACGATGATCATCTCGACAAGCGATCCAGAATGGTTCCTGCAATATGATGCTCGGGAGCTAAGTCGAATCGATCCCATTGTGGACCGCGCGCGCAATTCTCCGCTTCCACTGGACTGGGACGATATAGACAGGCGCTCGAAGAGCGCTCGACATTATTTTTCGGAGATGATGCGTTTTAAGATTGGAGACCGCGGGCTCTCAATGACGATATCGCCGCCAAATAGACCACCCGGGCTGTTTACTTTCATAGCGAGCGAGTTAAGCGGCTCGGAATGGCAGTCACTTCGTAGGCGGTGTCAGGCAGACATGATGTTTCTTGGCCAACATGTACATTATCATGCCCAGACGATTGGCCAAATAAGGCAGGCCGACGACCTGCTGACGGAGCGCGGACGCAGATGTCTGGAACTGGTGCTGAACGGACATAAGCCGGGATCGATCGCCAAGCTATTGGGCCTGTCAATTCATACAGTCAGGATGCACCTGCGCCACGTGCAAAAACGGTTGGATTGTCACACCCTTCCGGAAGCCATTGGCAGGGCAATGGAGCTCGGCATTCTTAAAAATGCACATGCCGTTCCTGCTGCCCGTTCCCCCAGTTATGGGATTGGTCTTTTGGGTCGATAA
- a CDS encoding TetR/AcrR family transcriptional regulator — translation MMKRTREEVAETRRKILSVAEELFLQRGFENVSIREIAAVAGVSRAAVHWHFQSKTGLIIALGADICWHIYDLQERLVTGRLDNPLKALTETLEKAFWDLENDGRARRIMGIYCALEASATGNFFDEAGAFRRDMMNCLLGIFVASEHELSPPWTADTAANTLFFLLDGIFKERLREENTMSQSLSSHGSTLVQTMLASCWSGVVAAKEVNLDMRG, via the coding sequence ATGATGAAACGAACGAGAGAGGAGGTAGCGGAAACACGCCGAAAGATCCTCTCCGTTGCGGAAGAGCTTTTTTTACAACGAGGATTTGAGAACGTCTCGATTCGTGAAATCGCCGCAGTCGCCGGTGTCTCGCGTGCAGCCGTACATTGGCATTTTCAAAGCAAGACGGGGCTGATTATTGCGCTCGGGGCCGATATATGCTGGCACATATATGACCTTCAGGAGCGACTTGTCACCGGCAGGCTGGATAATCCGCTGAAGGCTCTTACTGAGACACTGGAAAAGGCTTTCTGGGACCTGGAGAACGACGGTCGCGCCCGACGCATTATGGGTATCTATTGTGCTTTAGAAGCCTCCGCGACCGGGAATTTTTTTGATGAGGCGGGGGCATTCCGTCGAGATATGATGAATTGCCTATTGGGAATATTCGTCGCCAGCGAGCATGAATTGTCACCGCCATGGACGGCAGACACGGCTGCAAACACCCTGTTTTTTCTATTGGATGGGATTTTCAAAGAGAGGCTGCGGGAGGAAAATACCATGAGCCAATCTTTGTCATCTCACGGAAGCACTCTCGTGCAGACAATGCTTGCGTCCTGCTGGAGCGGGGTCGTTGCCGCGAAAGAGGTCAATCTTGATATGAGAGGCTGA
- a CDS encoding acyl-homoserine-lactone synthase encodes MITFISHSNLATTAEQLQSFLELRYDIFIRKLGWSIPSAKNGIERDEYDTSGAIYLTISNQSGQVVAGVRLLPTSEPCILNEIFPSLVRGTLPRSPRIFEVTRFAVDQRKERISGCSDLRTSLLWGIQAAALAIGAERLVSVSYMHLEPMLFKAGYSFRRLGEMIDIDGTPTVALEHEVSVDVLNACHGRIRSDEVRKALRLHGCPARHGDVMNIPRPPLVARNIALQLAD; translated from the coding sequence ATGATAACTTTCATTAGTCACTCCAATTTGGCGACAACCGCAGAACAGCTTCAATCATTCCTTGAACTGCGTTACGATATATTCATCAGAAAGCTTGGGTGGTCCATTCCGTCGGCCAAAAACGGGATAGAGCGAGATGAATACGATACGTCTGGAGCAATTTACTTGACGATCAGCAATCAGTCCGGCCAAGTCGTGGCGGGCGTGCGGTTGCTGCCGACCTCTGAGCCTTGCATTCTGAATGAGATATTTCCGTCTTTGGTTCGGGGCACTCTGCCAAGATCGCCCCGCATATTCGAAGTGACTCGGTTCGCCGTCGATCAACGTAAGGAACGTATCAGCGGATGTTCAGATCTTCGCACATCTCTGCTGTGGGGCATTCAGGCCGCCGCATTGGCGATTGGCGCTGAGAGGCTTGTCTCGGTATCTTACATGCATCTTGAGCCGATGCTATTCAAAGCCGGTTATTCCTTCAGACGGCTTGGCGAGATGATCGACATCGATGGCACGCCGACCGTTGCGCTTGAGCATGAAGTTTCTGTCGATGTCTTGAACGCATGCCATGGCCGCATTCGATCCGACGAAGTTCGAAAAGCGTTGCGATTGCATGGTTGTCCTGCACGCCACGGGGATGTGATGAATATCCCCCGGCCACCGCTGGTGGCTCGGAACATAGCGTTGCAACTGGCAGACTGA